The Erigeron canadensis isolate Cc75 chromosome 4, C_canadensis_v1, whole genome shotgun sequence genome window below encodes:
- the LOC122596752 gene encoding probable leucine-rich repeat receptor-like protein kinase At1g35710 yields the protein MHHSLIITMLSSTTTFLLFLTIITATATTTSPSDISALKAIKSLINPNSIPSYSCLASWNFTSDPCQNPHITHFLCGLSCSEFRITQLTFDRAGYTGSLSPSISQLTQLITIDLSDNKLSGPIPISLFSLPNLQTLNLRSNLFSGPIPPSISNLKSIQTIDISHNSLTMSIPDTFHSLLALTRLDLSFNGLTGPIPSLPINIIELAIKSNSLSGDLTKLSYTITENLEVIELSNNSLTGTIPNWFFLQPSLQQVNLAYNKFTNLNIPKPVESNLIAIDLGYNNIVGNLSPNFSTYPLLSSLSLSYNKLHGPIPAEFAKVRRLFLDGNYLSGLPPQEFFTAKSMVSGSLGDNCLKMCPISSQLCVKSQKPSSICQKSQYVVGGGKAKPKS from the coding sequence ATGCATCATTCCCTCATTATTACCATGCtctcctccaccaccaccttccTCCTCTTCTTAACTATCATCACCGCAACCGCCACCACAACATCTCCCTCCGATATATCTGCCTTAAAAGCAATAAAATCCTTAATCAATCCCAACTCAATCCCATCATACTCTTGTTTGGCCTCATGGAACTTCACCTCAGACCCTTGCCAAAACCCACACATCACACATTTCCTTTGTGGCCTTTCTTGCTCTGAATTCCGAATCACCCAACTCACATTCGACCGAGCCGGTTACACGGGCTCCCTCTCCCCATCCATTTCCCAACTCACCCAACTCATCACTATCGATTTATCAGATAACAAACTTTCCGGCCCAATCCCAATTTCCCTATTCTCCCTCCCAAATCTCCAAACTCTCAACCTTCGTTCTAATTTATTCTCGGGCCCCATCCCACCTTCCATTTCAAATCTTAAATCAATCCAAACAATCGACATTTCTCACAACTCCTTAACCATGTCCATCCCAGACACATTTCATTCCTTACTAGCATTAACTCGACTCGATCTAAGTTTCAACGGGCTCACGGGCCCAATCCCTTCCCTCCCGATAAACATTATAGAACTTGCGATCAAATCAAATTCATTATCAGGCGATTTAACAAAATTATCCTATACCATAACCGAAAATCTTGAAGTAATCGAACTAAGCAACAACTCCTTAACGGGAACAATACCAAATTGGTTTTTTCTCCAACCATCTTTACAACAAGTAAACCTTGCTTATAATAAATTCACAAATTTAAATATCCCAAAACCAGTCGAAAGCAATTTAATTGCTATCGACCTAGGATATAACAATATTGTTGGGAACTTATCGCCCAACTTTTCAACCTACCCATTACTCTCTTCACTTTCGCTTAGCTACAACAAATTACACGGACCGATTCCAGCTGAATTCGCGAAAGTAAGGCGGTTATTTTTGGATGGAAATTACTTAAGTGGGCTTCCACCACAAGAGTTTTTTACCGCAAAATCGATGGTTTCCGGGAGCTTAGGTGACAATTGTTTGAAAATGTGTCCAATATCTTCGCAACTTTGTGTAAAGTCGCAAAAGCCATCATCGATCTGTCAGAAATCACAATATGTTGTTGGTGGTGGGAAAGCGAAACCAAAGTCATAG